The following proteins come from a genomic window of Labeo rohita strain BAU-BD-2019 chromosome 25, IGBB_LRoh.1.0, whole genome shotgun sequence:
- the LOC127156715 gene encoding verrucotoxin subunit beta-like isoform X2 → MDRVGVNVIETAALGRPFQLGMLYDCRKDALIPGITLWDPEKLQQSIRTRPQINTNFKVTASDSIEDKSSLLNIDGSLKLSLLAGLINVTGAAKYLKDTKTSFRQQRLTLHYHSTCRFEEMTMNHLAAENIIYHEVFDNDMATHVVTAVLYGADACFVFDREVSADENKSTVEGEAKVVLEKLKLISGDANINLKMNEAQKNAVQNFTCTFYGDFQLPSNPTSFEDALKVFTDLPKLLGEKKELAVPLRVWLYPLDKLHSKASKLQKDISMDLITATESVIESLNTAEMKCSDLLKDSPALTFAEFHDKILQMKQNCYKYKLRLMKKLGSLLPNIRGDVMKETELNDLLQEHNKSPFRGRDLTEWLKVRERESEIIKSVLRQLKDAGAQVEVNLDAIWMDLGVGNLISYTFTSLDCTDVLILKQISYLSPSANGETNENCSDSEQKSWLSPEVIKTMKSNLEIFKNLMDSKDSKSTRFIVSSREMKNNPGSCILLYEHGCDEAVCFIPLSKPACPVTKEEENKENTVVLKVPPSCADTVELRLLYKPKQDSVWTSKPVMKNQNTVTLTDLRSGTEYEIKCAAVGKLNYTTDSDVIEVTTEGRNRSVMAYCGLMNQGATSYLNAVLQTLYMTQEYREHVMRLERREDSSDGDFIEELKSLFDKLDKESRPVSTAGISRSLGITDVYKHEDAAKYLDLILSKTPEPCKIFKGTMKKTCSCEQTISEQSDFFKISISLTESNNVEHALKLSIREMRESSVSCSHCSQTKTKANLFSTDIDFPQILILQLRSFRNDKNLIIPSYTEVSTHRYELYAIVNLYGTLKDGHYNADIKPDDQNWYRFDDSHVFQVPYTVRFNKTSSSSAYLVLYKRTTKDFKKKECVLQ, encoded by the exons atggaTAGAGTGGGAGTGAATGTGATTGAAACAGCAGCTCTAGGGAGACCCTTCCAGCTGGGGATGCTGTACGACTGCAGGAAAGATGCTCTTATACCAG GAATCACACTGTGGGATCCAGAAAAGCTCCAGCAGAGCATACGAACCCGTCCCCAAATTAACACCAATTTCAAAGTCACGGCTTCAGACTCCATTGAGGACAAATCAAGCTTACTGAACATCGACGGCTCTCTGAAACTCAGTCTTTTAGCTGGACTGATCAATGTGACAGGAGCAGCCAAATATCTCAAGGACACCAAGACGTCTTTCAGACAGCAGAGACTGACGCTGCATTATCACTCAACCTGCAGGTTTGAAGAAATGACCATGAACCACTTGGCagctgaaaatataatttatcatgAGGTGTTTGATAATGACATGGCGACACATGTGGTGACAGCAGTGCTGTATGGAGCAGACGCCTGCTTTGTGTTTGACAGAGAAGTTTCAGCAGATGAGAACAAAAGTACAGTAGAAGGAGAAGCAAAAGTGGTTCTTGAGAAACTCAAATTAATTTCAGGAGATGCAAACATCaatctgaagatgaatgaagctcAGAAGAATGCAGTTCAGAATTTCACATGCACATTTTATGGTGATTTCCAGTTACCGTCTAACCCGACCTCTTTTGAAGATGCTCTGAAGGTTTTCACTGATCTTCCAAAACTGCTGGGAGAAAAGAAAGAGCTGGCGGTTCCTCTGAGAGTTTGGCTCTATCCTCTGGACAAACTTCACTCAAAAGCTTCAAAACTTCAGAAAGACATCAGTATGGATCTAATTACGGCGACTGAATCAGTGATTGAGAGTTTAAATACTGCTGAGATGAAATGCAGTGATCTTCTTAAAGACTCTCCTGCTCTGACATTTGCTGAATTTCATGATAAAATTCTGCAAATGAAGCAAAACTGCTACAAGTACAAACTGAGACTCATGAAGAAACTCGGCTCTCTGCTGCCAAACATCCGTGGAGACGTGATGAAGGaaactgaactgaatgatcTTCTTCAAGAACATAATAAATCTCCATTCAGAGGAAGAGACCTCACAGAATGGCTGaaagtgagagaaagagagtctGAGATCATTAAATCAGTCCTCAGACAGCTGAAGGATGCTGGTGCACAGGTAGAAGTCAATCTAGATGCCATCTGGATGGATCTGGGGGTTGGAAATCTGATCAGTTACACATTTACGTCATTGGACTGCACAGATGTGCTTATTCTTAAACAAATATCCTATCTGAGTCCTTCAGCAAATGGAGAAACTAATGAGAACTGCTCTGATTCAGAGCAAAAGTCTTGGCTTAGTCCTGAAGTCATCAAGACCATGAAGAGCAACTTGGAGATATTTAAGAACTTGATGGATTCAAAAGACAGTAAATCAACCAGGTTCATTGTGTCCTCAAGAGAAATGAAGAATAATCCAGGTTCCTGCATTCTGCTGTATGAACATGGATGTGATGAAGCTGTTTGCTTTATTCCTTTATCTAAACCAGCCTGTCCAGTCACTAAAGaggaagaaaacaaagaaaacactgtGGTTCTGAAGGTTCCTCCATCATGTGCTGATACAGTGGAGCTCAGATTACTGTATAAACCGAAGCAGGACTCAGTCTGGACGTCTAAACCTGTGATGAAGAATCAAAACACAGTTACTCTgactgatctgagatcaggAACTGAATATGAGATCAAATGTGCAGCAGTGGGGAAACTCAACTACACCACAGACAGTGATGTCATTGAAGTTACCACAGAG GGAAGGAACAGATCAGTTATGG CATACTGTGGCTTGATGAATCAAGGAGCCACCAGCTACTTGAACGCAGTTCTGCAAACCCTCTACATGACGCAGGAGTACAGGGAACATGTTATGAG aCTGGAGAGAAGAGAGGATTCCTCTGATGGCGACTTCATTGAAGAGCTGAAGTCACTGTTTGATAAGTTAGACAAAGAGTCTCGTCCAGTTTCAACAGCTGGAATCTCAAGGAGCCTTGGCATCACTGATG tttataaacaCGAAGATGCAGCAAAGTATCTAGATCTGATTCTGAGCAAAACTCCGGAGCCCTGTAAG ATTTTTAAGGGCACTATGAAGAAAACTTGTAGCTGTGAACAAACGATATCAGAGCAGAGTGATTTCTTCAAAATAAGCATCTCTCTTACAGAATCAAACAATGTG GAACATGCTTTGAAGTTAAGCATTCGTGAAATGCGTGAATCTTCTGTAAGCTGCAGTCACTGTTCACAAACAAAAACCAAGGCAAAT CTGTTCTCTACAGATATTGACTTTCCACAAATTCTCATTCTACAATTGAGGTCcttcagaaatgacaagaacCTGATAATTCCTTCCTATACTGAG GTATCCACCCACAGGTATGAGCTTTATGCCATAGTAAACCTTTATGGTACATTAAAGGATGGACACTATAATGCTGACATCAAACCTGACGATCAAAATTGGTATAGATTTGATGACAGCCATGTATTccag gttCCTTACACGGTGCGGTTTAATAAAACCAG TTCTTCATCTGCCTATCTAGTCTTGTACAAACGCA caactaaagattttaaaaa GAAAGAATGTGTGCTTCAATGA
- the LOC127156715 gene encoding verrucotoxin subunit beta-like isoform X1, with protein sequence MDRVGVNVIETAALGRPFQLGMLYDCRKDALIPGITLWDPEKLQQSIRTRPQINTNFKVTASDSIEDKSSLLNIDGSLKLSLLAGLINVTGAAKYLKDTKTSFRQQRLTLHYHSTCRFEEMTMNHLAAENIIYHEVFDNDMATHVVTAVLYGADACFVFDREVSADENKSTVEGEAKVVLEKLKLISGDANINLKMNEAQKNAVQNFTCTFYGDFQLPSNPTSFEDALKVFTDLPKLLGEKKELAVPLRVWLYPLDKLHSKASKLQKDISMDLITATESVIESLNTAEMKCSDLLKDSPALTFAEFHDKILQMKQNCYKYKLRLMKKLGSLLPNIRGDVMKETELNDLLQEHNKSPFRGRDLTEWLKVRERESEIIKSVLRQLKDAGAQVEVNLDAIWMDLGVGNLISYTFTSLDCTDVLILKQISYLSPSANGETNENCSDSEQKSWLSPEVIKTMKSNLEIFKNLMDSKDSKSTRFIVSSREMKNNPGSCILLYEHGCDEAVCFIPLSKPACPVTKEEENKENTVVLKVPPSCADTVELRLLYKPKQDSVWTSKPVMKNQNTVTLTDLRSGTEYEIKCAAVGKLNYTTDSDVIEVTTEGRNRSVMAYCGLMNQGATSYLNAVLQTLYMTQEYREHVMRLERREDSSDGDFIEELKSLFDKLDKESRPVSTAGISRSLGITDVYKHEDAAKYLDLILSKTPEPCKIFKGTMKKTCSCEQTISEQSDFFKISISLTESNNVEHALKLSIREMRESSVSCSHCSQTKTKANLFSTDIDFPQILILQLRSFRNDKNLIIPSYTEVSTHRYELYAIVNLYGTLKDGHYNADIKPDDQNWYRFDDSHVFQVPYTVRFNKTSSSSAYLVLYKRTTKDFKNLNRKECVLQ encoded by the exons atggaTAGAGTGGGAGTGAATGTGATTGAAACAGCAGCTCTAGGGAGACCCTTCCAGCTGGGGATGCTGTACGACTGCAGGAAAGATGCTCTTATACCAG GAATCACACTGTGGGATCCAGAAAAGCTCCAGCAGAGCATACGAACCCGTCCCCAAATTAACACCAATTTCAAAGTCACGGCTTCAGACTCCATTGAGGACAAATCAAGCTTACTGAACATCGACGGCTCTCTGAAACTCAGTCTTTTAGCTGGACTGATCAATGTGACAGGAGCAGCCAAATATCTCAAGGACACCAAGACGTCTTTCAGACAGCAGAGACTGACGCTGCATTATCACTCAACCTGCAGGTTTGAAGAAATGACCATGAACCACTTGGCagctgaaaatataatttatcatgAGGTGTTTGATAATGACATGGCGACACATGTGGTGACAGCAGTGCTGTATGGAGCAGACGCCTGCTTTGTGTTTGACAGAGAAGTTTCAGCAGATGAGAACAAAAGTACAGTAGAAGGAGAAGCAAAAGTGGTTCTTGAGAAACTCAAATTAATTTCAGGAGATGCAAACATCaatctgaagatgaatgaagctcAGAAGAATGCAGTTCAGAATTTCACATGCACATTTTATGGTGATTTCCAGTTACCGTCTAACCCGACCTCTTTTGAAGATGCTCTGAAGGTTTTCACTGATCTTCCAAAACTGCTGGGAGAAAAGAAAGAGCTGGCGGTTCCTCTGAGAGTTTGGCTCTATCCTCTGGACAAACTTCACTCAAAAGCTTCAAAACTTCAGAAAGACATCAGTATGGATCTAATTACGGCGACTGAATCAGTGATTGAGAGTTTAAATACTGCTGAGATGAAATGCAGTGATCTTCTTAAAGACTCTCCTGCTCTGACATTTGCTGAATTTCATGATAAAATTCTGCAAATGAAGCAAAACTGCTACAAGTACAAACTGAGACTCATGAAGAAACTCGGCTCTCTGCTGCCAAACATCCGTGGAGACGTGATGAAGGaaactgaactgaatgatcTTCTTCAAGAACATAATAAATCTCCATTCAGAGGAAGAGACCTCACAGAATGGCTGaaagtgagagaaagagagtctGAGATCATTAAATCAGTCCTCAGACAGCTGAAGGATGCTGGTGCACAGGTAGAAGTCAATCTAGATGCCATCTGGATGGATCTGGGGGTTGGAAATCTGATCAGTTACACATTTACGTCATTGGACTGCACAGATGTGCTTATTCTTAAACAAATATCCTATCTGAGTCCTTCAGCAAATGGAGAAACTAATGAGAACTGCTCTGATTCAGAGCAAAAGTCTTGGCTTAGTCCTGAAGTCATCAAGACCATGAAGAGCAACTTGGAGATATTTAAGAACTTGATGGATTCAAAAGACAGTAAATCAACCAGGTTCATTGTGTCCTCAAGAGAAATGAAGAATAATCCAGGTTCCTGCATTCTGCTGTATGAACATGGATGTGATGAAGCTGTTTGCTTTATTCCTTTATCTAAACCAGCCTGTCCAGTCACTAAAGaggaagaaaacaaagaaaacactgtGGTTCTGAAGGTTCCTCCATCATGTGCTGATACAGTGGAGCTCAGATTACTGTATAAACCGAAGCAGGACTCAGTCTGGACGTCTAAACCTGTGATGAAGAATCAAAACACAGTTACTCTgactgatctgagatcaggAACTGAATATGAGATCAAATGTGCAGCAGTGGGGAAACTCAACTACACCACAGACAGTGATGTCATTGAAGTTACCACAGAG GGAAGGAACAGATCAGTTATGG CATACTGTGGCTTGATGAATCAAGGAGCCACCAGCTACTTGAACGCAGTTCTGCAAACCCTCTACATGACGCAGGAGTACAGGGAACATGTTATGAG aCTGGAGAGAAGAGAGGATTCCTCTGATGGCGACTTCATTGAAGAGCTGAAGTCACTGTTTGATAAGTTAGACAAAGAGTCTCGTCCAGTTTCAACAGCTGGAATCTCAAGGAGCCTTGGCATCACTGATG tttataaacaCGAAGATGCAGCAAAGTATCTAGATCTGATTCTGAGCAAAACTCCGGAGCCCTGTAAG ATTTTTAAGGGCACTATGAAGAAAACTTGTAGCTGTGAACAAACGATATCAGAGCAGAGTGATTTCTTCAAAATAAGCATCTCTCTTACAGAATCAAACAATGTG GAACATGCTTTGAAGTTAAGCATTCGTGAAATGCGTGAATCTTCTGTAAGCTGCAGTCACTGTTCACAAACAAAAACCAAGGCAAAT CTGTTCTCTACAGATATTGACTTTCCACAAATTCTCATTCTACAATTGAGGTCcttcagaaatgacaagaacCTGATAATTCCTTCCTATACTGAG GTATCCACCCACAGGTATGAGCTTTATGCCATAGTAAACCTTTATGGTACATTAAAGGATGGACACTATAATGCTGACATCAAACCTGACGATCAAAATTGGTATAGATTTGATGACAGCCATGTATTccag gttCCTTACACGGTGCGGTTTAATAAAACCAG TTCTTCATCTGCCTATCTAGTCTTGTACAAACGCA caactaaagattttaaaaa TCTTAACAGGAAAGAATGTGTGCTTCAATGA